TGAAGACGCCCTTGAGCAGGTCGTGGGAGATCGCCGAGGAGATCGCCAGCAACAGGCCTGCGGCGGTGGAGAGCGCGGCGGCGAGACCGCCGGCGGCGACGAGCGCGATGACCCAGTCGGGCAGCTGGGCGATCTCGGGGTTGGCGAGCACTATGATGTCGCGGTCGACATTGGTCAGCTCGTTACCCTGCCAGCCGTAGGCCTCGGCCTGGGCCGCGAAATCCGGATTCGCATCGTTGTAGTACTGCAGGCGTCCGTCGCCGTTCTTGTCTTCCCAGTCGAGCAGGCCGGTGCTCTGCCAGCGCTCCATCCAATCGGGCAGCTGGGCGATCTCGATGTTCGCCGTCTGCTCGCCGACCGGTCCGGTCTGGATGGTATCGATCAGGTTCAGACGGGCCATCGCGGCCACGGCCGGGGCGGTCGTGTAGAGGATCGCGATGAAGGCCAGTGCCCAGCCTGCCGAGGTGCGCGCATCCTTGACCTTGGGTACGGTGAAGAAGCGGATGATGACGTGCGGCAGGCCCGCGGTGCCGATCATCAGCGATAGGGTCAGCAGGAAGATGTTGAGCGTCCCCCCGGACTGGAGCGTGTAGGCGCTGAAGCCGAGGTCCTTTACGGTCTGATCGAGTCGGTCGAGGAGCATGGTGCCGCTGCCATCGGCCATGGTGCTGCCGAGGCCGATCTGCGGAATCGGGTTGCCGGTAAGCTGCAGCGAGATGAAGATCGCCGGGATCGTATAGGCGAAGATCAGGACGACGTATTGGGCGATCTGGGTGTAGGTGATGCCCTTCATGCCGCCGAGCACGGCGTAGATGAAGACGATCGCCATGCCGATGATGACGCCGGTCTCGAACGGCACCTCGAGGAAGCGGCCGAAGGCCACGCCGACGCCCTTCATCTGGCCGATGACGTAGGTGATCGAGGCGACGATCAGGCAGACGACCGCGACGAGGCGGGCGACCTGCGAGTAGTAGCGGTCACCGATGAACTCCGGCACCGTGAACTTGCCGAACTTGCGCAGATAGGGCGCGAGCAGCAGCGCCAGCAGGACGTAGCCGCCGGTCCAGCCCATCAGGTAGACGGAGGCGTCGTAGCCCTTGAAGGCGATGAGGCCGGCCATCGAGATGAAGGAGGCGGCGGACATCCAGTCGGCGGCCGTCGCCATGCCGTTGGCCACCGGGTGGACCCCCTTGCCGGCGACGTAGAACTCGCCGGTGGTCGAGGCGCGCGCCCAGATGGCGATGCCGATGTAGAGCGCGAAGGTCGCCCCTACGACGACATAGGTTATCGTTTGCAGATCCATTGAGCTTGTCCTCGTGCTCAGTCTTCGTGGACGTCGTAGCGTCGATCGAGCCGATTCATCAGCGTAGCGTAGATGAAGATCAGCGCGATGAAGGTGTAGATCGAGCCCTGTTGGGCGAACCAGAAGCCGAGCTTGTAGCCGCCGAGGCTGATGGTGTTGAGCGGCTCGACGAGCAGAATGCCGAGACCGAAGGAGACCGTGAACCAAATCACTAGCAGCACGGCCAATAAGGTCAGATTCGCCTTCCAATAACCAGTGCGTTTGTCGGACGTCATAAGGCAGTCACTCCGTATTGTTGTAACCAAAGTGGCGATTGAATCGGGGTGACGGGGCTGTGACCGAACCGTCCCGCGCGGACGGTAGTCGAAAGTTTGACAGATGCCCCCTCGTGATAATTCTTGTCCCCCGCAGACCCTGCCCAGTCTACCGGAGGGGGAGCATTGTGTTGTCGTATTCCGGAGCCTGTCAATATTTAGCATCCATGGCGTAGGTAATGGTAAGAATTGAGGTTATCGGCTTGCGCACGGCTGCGCGAGGGCTGCTTGAACGGCGCTGAGGTTTCATTTAAGTTGAGAATCTTCGTCGGCGCTGCACGCAGCGCCCGCCCACCGGATCAGTCCTAAAATCATGAGTTACTGTAGTACCCGCGGCGGTGTGGCGTCGGTCGATTTCGCCGACGCAGTCCGGATGGGGCTGGCGACCGATGGTGGTCTCCTCGTCCCCGAGGCGCTGCCGAGCGTGACGCCGCAGACCCTCGGTGAGTGGCGACGGCTGCGCTTCCAGGACCTGGCCTTGGAGGTGATGGCGCCGTTCGTCGGTGATGCCCTGCCGCGTGCCGACCTGGTTGAATTGATCGATCGTTCCTACGCGACCTTCGCTCACCCCGAGGTCACGCCGGTGGTCGAGGTTGGCGATACTTCGATCCTGGAGCTGTTCCACGGCCCGACGGCCGCCTTCAAGGACGTCGCCTTGCAGTTCCTCGGCAACCTATTTGAATATCTGCTCGCGCGTGACGGCGGGCAGCTCAACATCGTCGGTGCCACCTCGGGCGACACGGGTTCGGCCGCCATCGCCGGGGTGCGCGGCAAGGATCGTATCCAGATCTTCATCCTTCACCCGCAGGGGCGCATCTCGCCGATCCAGGAACGGCAGATGACGACGGTGCTCGACGCGAACGTGCACAATGTCGCGCTGCGCGGCACGTTCGATGACGGTCAACGGCTGGTCAAGGCCTTGTTCAACGACCTGTCGTTCAAGGAACGCTACCAGTTGGGAGCGGTGAATTCGATCAACTGGGCGCGCATCCTCGCCCAGATGGTCTACTACTTCTATGCGTGGGGACGCGTCGCCGACCGGCTCCGGGGACGGCCTGTGACCTTTGCGGTGCCGACCGGCAATTTCGGCGACATCTTCGCCGGCTATCTCGCCAAGCGCATGGGTCTGCCGATCGAGCGGCTGATCCTGGCCACCAATCGCAACGACATCCTGACCCGTTTCGTCGCCTCGGGCGCCTACGCCACTGGCGAGGTCTATGCGACCCTGAGTCCGGCGATGGATATCCAGATCGCTTCGAACTTCGAACGGTATCTCTACTATCTGGTCGGTGAAGACCCGCAGCGGGTGCGGGCGCTGCTCGATGAGATGGGTCGCACTGGGCGGTTGCGCGTGACCGGCGAGGAGCATGCCCAGGTGCAGCGCGATTTCACCGCCGTCGCCGTCGACGACGCGGCGACCCTCGCCCAGATCCGCGAGACCTATGAGACGACAGGTTACATCCTCGATCCGCACACCGCCGTCGGCGTGAGGGCCGGTGCCGGGCAGGCGGATCTCGTCTGTCTCGCGACGGCCCATCCGGCCAAGTTCAACGAGGCGGTGCGCGAGGCGATCGGCTGCGCGGCACCGGCGCCGGCGAGCCTGCGCGGGCTGATGGACAAACCGACGCGCTGCGTGGTCCTCGATGCCGATATCGCCGCGGTACGCGACTATATCGGAGAGGCCCTGGCGGCGAGACCCTGACGGGCCTCCATCTGGTGCCGTGACGGCCGGCCCTCGTCACTGAGAAGCTTTCATGACTGACAACGTCCGCTACATCCAGATCCTCGATACGACGCTGCGCGACGGCGAGCAGACCCAGGGGGTGTCCTTTTCGGCCGAGGAGAAGACGAGCATCGCCCGGGTCCTGCTCGAGTCGGTGCGGGTCGATCGCATCGAGGTCGCCTCGGCGCGGGTCTCGGCCGGCGAGCTGGAAGCGGTTGCCCAGATTACCGACTGGGCGGCCAGCGCCGGGATGCTCGAGCGGGTCGAGGTGCTCGGCTTCGTCGACAAGGGGGCGAGCGTCGAGTGGATCCGCGAGGCCGGCGGACGCGTGATCAATCTGCTCGCCAAGGGTAGCGAGAAACACTGTCGTGGGCAGCTCGGCAAGACGCTGGAGGAGCACGTCGAGGATGTGCGCGCGACGATCGACATCGCCCGCGGGGCAGGGCTCGGCGTCAATATCTATCTGGAGGACTGGTCGAACGGTTATCGCGACAATCCGGCTTACGTCTTCGATTTCGTCGAACGCCTGGCCGATGCCGGGATCGCCCACTTCATGCTGCCCGATACGCTGGGCGTCATGACCCCGGAGCATGTCCGTGCGGCGCTCGCCGATATGATCGGTCGCTTTCCGGGCCTCGCCTTCGACTTCCATCCGCACAACGACTACGGACTCGCGACGGCCAACGTGCTGGCCGCGGCGACCGCCGGCGCGGCCGCCGTGCACTGCACCGTCAACTGTCTCGGCGAGCGAGCCGGCAACGCCTCGCTGGCCGAGGTCGTGGTCAATCTGCGCGATCAGCTCGGCCTCGACCTCGGCATCGACGAGACCCATTTGGCGCGGGCGAGTGAACTCGTCGAGGCGTTCTCCGGCAAGCGGATCGCCGACAATGCGCCGATCGTCGGGGCCGACGTCTTCACCCAGACCGCCGGCATCCACGCCGACGGCGACAAGAAGGGGTGCCTCTACCAGACCCGACTCGGCCCCGAGCGCTTTGCCCGTCGCCGTCTGTATGCCCTCGGCAAGCTCGCTGGCAAGGCGTCGCTGGCGAAGAACCTCGAGCGGCTCGACATCCGGCTCTCGGAGGAGAACCAGCTCAAGGTGCTGCGCCGCATCGTCGAACTTGGCGATTCGAAGAAGGTCATGACGGTCGAGGATCTGCCGTTCATCATCGCCGAGGTCCTCGACAGCAAGGACTACAAACATGCCGAGCTGCTCGCCTGCTCGATCTCGAGCAGTCTCGATCTCGAGGCGACGGCGAGCCTGCGCCTGCGTCTCGGTGAGGAATGCTTCGTCGGCTCGGGCAGTGGCAACGGCGGCTTCGACGCCTTCAACAACGCCTTGGCCAAGGTCCTCAAGCGGCGGGCGTTGACGCTGCCGCCGCTGCTCGACTTCGAGGTGCGCATCCCCAAGGGCGGGCGCACCGACGCCTTGACGGAGTGCACGATCACCTGGCAGGTGGATGGCGGCGAGCTCAAGACCCGCGGCGTGCACGCCAACCAGGTGTTCGCCGCCATCTCGGCGACGATGCGCCTGCTCAACATCATCCTGCACCGATCGATCAACGCCTCGGAGCAGGGTGCTGCGGATTCGGCCGCCTGACGGGGTCGGGCTACTACTCTTCGGCCTCGACGACGACCCCGCCGCCGTTCGGTTTCTGGACGATCACCAGCTTGCCCAGGGTCGGGTGGCGCACCGCCGTGATCGTGAAGGCCTCGGCCTCCTTCGTGACGACGACCTTACCCTCCTGCTTCAGATCTTCTATCAGGGTCTGCTCGGCATCGAAGACGCGCATCGCTCAGTCCTCCAAGCTCGTGTCGTGATGATCGGCCATTCCCTCCGGCACCGATTGGCCAGATATTTGGCCGCTGCCTACCTGCTCCGATCATGTCGGG
This portion of the Thioflavicoccus mobilis 8321 genome encodes:
- a CDS encoding sodium:solute symporter family protein, whose protein sequence is MDLQTITYVVVGATFALYIGIAIWARASTTGEFYVAGKGVHPVANGMATAADWMSAASFISMAGLIAFKGYDASVYLMGWTGGYVLLALLLAPYLRKFGKFTVPEFIGDRYYSQVARLVAVVCLIVASITYVIGQMKGVGVAFGRFLEVPFETGVIIGMAIVFIYAVLGGMKGITYTQIAQYVVLIFAYTIPAIFISLQLTGNPIPQIGLGSTMADGSGTMLLDRLDQTVKDLGFSAYTLQSGGTLNIFLLTLSLMIGTAGLPHVIIRFFTVPKVKDARTSAGWALAFIAILYTTAPAVAAMARLNLIDTIQTGPVGEQTANIEIAQLPDWMERWQSTGLLDWEDKNGDGRLQYYNDANPDFAAQAEAYGWQGNELTNVDRDIIVLANPEIAQLPDWVIALVAAGGLAAALSTAAGLLLAISSAISHDLLKGVFMPRISEKAELMAGRIAMAGAILVAGWLGINPPGFAAQVVALAFGLAASSIFPALMMGIFYKRANSAGAIFGMLSGLLVTLIYIFWFKGWFFLPGTEMAANTPENWFMGISPEAFGAVGAAINFIVAFVVAKLTAPPPEHIQHLVEDIRVPIGSGQATGH
- a CDS encoding alpha-isopropylmalate synthase regulatory domain-containing protein — translated: MTDNVRYIQILDTTLRDGEQTQGVSFSAEEKTSIARVLLESVRVDRIEVASARVSAGELEAVAQITDWAASAGMLERVEVLGFVDKGASVEWIREAGGRVINLLAKGSEKHCRGQLGKTLEEHVEDVRATIDIARGAGLGVNIYLEDWSNGYRDNPAYVFDFVERLADAGIAHFMLPDTLGVMTPEHVRAALADMIGRFPGLAFDFHPHNDYGLATANVLAAATAGAAAVHCTVNCLGERAGNASLAEVVVNLRDQLGLDLGIDETHLARASELVEAFSGKRIADNAPIVGADVFTQTAGIHADGDKKGCLYQTRLGPERFARRRLYALGKLAGKASLAKNLERLDIRLSEENQLKVLRRIVELGDSKKVMTVEDLPFIIAEVLDSKDYKHAELLACSISSSLDLEATASLRLRLGEECFVGSGSGNGGFDAFNNALAKVLKRRALTLPPLLDFEVRIPKGGRTDALTECTITWQVDGGELKTRGVHANQVFAAISATMRLLNIILHRSINASEQGAADSAA
- the thrC gene encoding threonine synthase; the protein is MSYCSTRGGVASVDFADAVRMGLATDGGLLVPEALPSVTPQTLGEWRRLRFQDLALEVMAPFVGDALPRADLVELIDRSYATFAHPEVTPVVEVGDTSILELFHGPTAAFKDVALQFLGNLFEYLLARDGGQLNIVGATSGDTGSAAIAGVRGKDRIQIFILHPQGRISPIQERQMTTVLDANVHNVALRGTFDDGQRLVKALFNDLSFKERYQLGAVNSINWARILAQMVYYFYAWGRVADRLRGRPVTFAVPTGNFGDIFAGYLAKRMGLPIERLILATNRNDILTRFVASGAYATGEVYATLSPAMDIQIASNFERYLYYLVGEDPQRVRALLDEMGRTGRLRVTGEEHAQVQRDFTAVAVDDAATLAQIRETYETTGYILDPHTAVGVRAGAGQADLVCLATAHPAKFNEAVREAIGCAAPAPASLRGLMDKPTRCVVLDADIAAVRDYIGEALAARP
- a CDS encoding DUF4212 domain-containing protein; the encoded protein is MTSDKRTGYWKANLTLLAVLLVIWFTVSFGLGILLVEPLNTISLGGYKLGFWFAQQGSIYTFIALIFIYATLMNRLDRRYDVHED